A region from the Benincasa hispida cultivar B227 chromosome 12, ASM972705v1, whole genome shotgun sequence genome encodes:
- the LOC120092610 gene encoding folate-biopterin transporter 1, chloroplastic isoform X1, with the protein MSLPVLIPITPSDLDDHTLLCSNNGVEEGESLISRVDEDLSSFRLNGVKCFGVDLTPDNVAVAMVYFVQGVLDLAKLAVSFYLKDDLHLDPAEAAVISGFAALPWLIKPLYGFISDSVPLFGYRRRSYLILSGLLGAFSWSFMATLVNSKYGAAMCILLGSLSVAFSDVVVDSMVVERARGESLSMSGSLQSLCWGSSAFGGIVSSYFSGSLVGSYGVRFVFGVTALLPLMTSAVAVLVEEKRVCVPLNGPNLPSSGLGFLETSKQHILNLWTAVRQPNVYLPTLFIFLWQATPQSDSAMFFFTTNKLGFTPEFLGRVKLVSSIASLVGVALYNGFLKNVALRKFFLVMSIVGSALGMTQVFLITGLNRKFGISDEWFAIGDSLIITVLGQASFMPVLVLAARICPEGMEATLFATLMSIFNGGGLVGGLVGAAMTHLFGISKDRFDNLTTLVILCNLSSLLPLPLLGLLPEESPDLSSKESSDVEMKSI; encoded by the exons ATGTCGCTGCCCGTTTTAATTCCAATCACCCCATCCGATTTGGACGATCACACCCTTCTCTGCTCCAATAATG GTGTAGAGGAAGGGGAGTCGTTGATCTCACGTGTAGATGAAGACTTGTCTAGCTTCAGGCTGAATGGTGTCAAATGCTTTGGTGTAGATTTAACCCCTGATAATGTTGCTGTTGCTATGGTATATTTTGTTCAAGGAGTTTTAGACCTCGCAAAGCTTGCTGTcagtttttatttaaaagatgATTTACATTTAGATCCTGCTGAG GCAGCTGTGATTTCTGGTTTTGCTGCATTGCCGTGGCTGATCAAACCTCTCTATGGGTTTATTAG TGACTCTGTTCCTCTTTTTGGTTACCGAAGAAGGTCATACTTGATTTTATCAGGGCTTCTTGGTGCATTCTCATGGAGCTTTATGGCCACCCTTGTTAATAGCAAGTATGGTGCTGCTATGTGTATACTTCTCGGGTCTCTTTCTGTGGCGTTTTCTGATGTT GTGGTAGACTCAATGGTTGTAGAGAGGGCTCGTGGTGAATCATTAAGCATGTCTGGATCTCTCCAGTCACTATGTTGGGGATCTTCTGCTTTTGGTGGAATTGTTAGTTCCTACTTTAGTGGTTCCCTGGTGGGTTCTTATGGTGTAAG GTTTGTATTTGGAGTTACAGCCTTATTACCTTTGATGACATCAGCAGTTGCTGTTCTTGTTGAAGAAAAGCGTGTTTGTGTCCCATTAAATGGGCCTAATCTTCCTTCAAGTGGCTTGGGTTTTCTTGAAACCTCAAAACAGCACATACTTAACTTGTGGACTGCTGTTAGACAGCCAAATGTTTATCTTCCCACACTATTCATTTTTCTGTGGCAGGCAACACCACAGTCAGACTCGGCAATGTTCTTCTTTAC TACAAATAAACTGGGATTCACCCCAGAGTTTCTTGGACGAGTTAAGCTGGTTTCTTCAATTGCATCTTTGGTTGGTGTAGCGCTTTACAATGGGTTTCTTAAAAATGTTGCATTGAGGAAATTTTTTCTAGTCATGTCAATTGTTGGTTCAGCTCTTGGGATGACACAG GTTTTTCTTATTACTGGCTTAAATCGAAAGTTCGGCATAAGCGATGAGTGGTTTGCCATTGGGGACTCTTTAATCATCACAGTTCTCGGTCAG GCTTCTTTCATGCCTGTTCTCGTGCTAGCAGCAAGAATATGTCCAGAGGGAATGGAAGCCACACTTTTTGCAACTCTCATGTCTATATTTAATGGAGGGGGCCTTGTTGGAGGTCTGGTAGGTGCTGCTATGACTCATCTCTTTGGCATCAGTAAAGATAGATTTGACAATTTAACCACTCTAGTAATCCTATGCAATCTGAGCTCCTTGTTACCTTTGCCCCTCCTTGGCCTTCTTCCAGAGGAAAGTCCCGATCTTAGCTCAAAAGAAAGCTCAGATGTAgaaatgaaatcaatttaa
- the LOC120092610 gene encoding folate-biopterin transporter 1, chloroplastic isoform X2, with amino-acid sequence MVYFVQGVLDLAKLAVSFYLKDDLHLDPAEAAVISGFAALPWLIKPLYGFISDSVPLFGYRRRSYLILSGLLGAFSWSFMATLVNSKYGAAMCILLGSLSVAFSDVVVDSMVVERARGESLSMSGSLQSLCWGSSAFGGIVSSYFSGSLVGSYGVRFVFGVTALLPLMTSAVAVLVEEKRVCVPLNGPNLPSSGLGFLETSKQHILNLWTAVRQPNVYLPTLFIFLWQATPQSDSAMFFFTTNKLGFTPEFLGRVKLVSSIASLVGVALYNGFLKNVALRKFFLVMSIVGSALGMTQVFLITGLNRKFGISDEWFAIGDSLIITVLGQASFMPVLVLAARICPEGMEATLFATLMSIFNGGGLVGGLVGAAMTHLFGISKDRFDNLTTLVILCNLSSLLPLPLLGLLPEESPDLSSKESSDVEMKSI; translated from the exons ATGGTATATTTTGTTCAAGGAGTTTTAGACCTCGCAAAGCTTGCTGTcagtttttatttaaaagatgATTTACATTTAGATCCTGCTGAG GCAGCTGTGATTTCTGGTTTTGCTGCATTGCCGTGGCTGATCAAACCTCTCTATGGGTTTATTAG TGACTCTGTTCCTCTTTTTGGTTACCGAAGAAGGTCATACTTGATTTTATCAGGGCTTCTTGGTGCATTCTCATGGAGCTTTATGGCCACCCTTGTTAATAGCAAGTATGGTGCTGCTATGTGTATACTTCTCGGGTCTCTTTCTGTGGCGTTTTCTGATGTT GTGGTAGACTCAATGGTTGTAGAGAGGGCTCGTGGTGAATCATTAAGCATGTCTGGATCTCTCCAGTCACTATGTTGGGGATCTTCTGCTTTTGGTGGAATTGTTAGTTCCTACTTTAGTGGTTCCCTGGTGGGTTCTTATGGTGTAAG GTTTGTATTTGGAGTTACAGCCTTATTACCTTTGATGACATCAGCAGTTGCTGTTCTTGTTGAAGAAAAGCGTGTTTGTGTCCCATTAAATGGGCCTAATCTTCCTTCAAGTGGCTTGGGTTTTCTTGAAACCTCAAAACAGCACATACTTAACTTGTGGACTGCTGTTAGACAGCCAAATGTTTATCTTCCCACACTATTCATTTTTCTGTGGCAGGCAACACCACAGTCAGACTCGGCAATGTTCTTCTTTAC TACAAATAAACTGGGATTCACCCCAGAGTTTCTTGGACGAGTTAAGCTGGTTTCTTCAATTGCATCTTTGGTTGGTGTAGCGCTTTACAATGGGTTTCTTAAAAATGTTGCATTGAGGAAATTTTTTCTAGTCATGTCAATTGTTGGTTCAGCTCTTGGGATGACACAG GTTTTTCTTATTACTGGCTTAAATCGAAAGTTCGGCATAAGCGATGAGTGGTTTGCCATTGGGGACTCTTTAATCATCACAGTTCTCGGTCAG GCTTCTTTCATGCCTGTTCTCGTGCTAGCAGCAAGAATATGTCCAGAGGGAATGGAAGCCACACTTTTTGCAACTCTCATGTCTATATTTAATGGAGGGGGCCTTGTTGGAGGTCTGGTAGGTGCTGCTATGACTCATCTCTTTGGCATCAGTAAAGATAGATTTGACAATTTAACCACTCTAGTAATCCTATGCAATCTGAGCTCCTTGTTACCTTTGCCCCTCCTTGGCCTTCTTCCAGAGGAAAGTCCCGATCTTAGCTCAAAAGAAAGCTCAGATGTAgaaatgaaatcaatttaa